The following are from one region of the Carnobacterium gallinarum DSM 4847 genome:
- a CDS encoding DRTGG domain-containing protein, with protein sequence MPTKHDQILAYIETLPVGERISVRLIAKNLQVSEGTAYRAIKEAENIGLVSTIQRVGTIRIERKMKEHFEKLTFGEVVKIIEGDILGGISGLDKTLNKFIIGAMTEEAMLRYITPGSLMIVGNRIGAQRLALENGAAVLITGGFDTNDEIVELANQLEMPVIRTTYDSFTVATMINRAMTDQLIKKDIMLVGDIYTNIAKTMYLNSEDTVADYRKLNDQSHHSRFPVVNKKMRLIGIVTAKDVVGKQDTLGIDRVMTKEPSYVKTHMSVASVGHLMIWDGLEVMPVVMDDLTLMGIISRQDVMKAMQLAQRQPQVGDTIADQIAEQLELVNTDPAEWGSAIPAFKFTVSPQMTNSVGTISFGVLSELIANASQRTLLAYQKRNAVIEQMNLHYFKMIQLESELEIKPRVLEIGRRSSKLDLEVYIENTLVAKAIVICQLMERT encoded by the coding sequence ATGCCTACAAAGCATGATCAGATATTGGCGTACATTGAGACACTTCCTGTTGGGGAACGAATTTCGGTGCGCTTGATTGCAAAAAACTTACAAGTAAGCGAAGGAACCGCTTATCGAGCAATTAAAGAAGCTGAAAATATTGGCTTAGTTTCAACGATTCAACGAGTTGGAACTATCCGAATTGAACGTAAAATGAAAGAACATTTTGAAAAATTAACCTTTGGTGAAGTTGTAAAAATCATTGAAGGAGATATTTTAGGTGGGATATCAGGACTAGATAAAACCTTAAATAAATTTATTATTGGTGCTATGACTGAAGAAGCAATGCTACGTTATATTACACCTGGCTCATTGATGATTGTTGGGAATCGTATTGGCGCCCAACGTTTAGCATTAGAAAATGGAGCAGCGGTACTAATTACTGGTGGCTTTGATACAAATGATGAAATTGTTGAATTAGCTAATCAATTGGAGATGCCAGTTATTCGGACAACGTATGATTCGTTTACTGTCGCGACGATGATTAACCGAGCGATGACGGATCAATTGATTAAAAAAGACATTATGCTTGTTGGAGATATTTATACCAATATAGCGAAAACAATGTACTTAAATAGCGAAGATACAGTTGCAGATTACCGGAAACTAAATGATCAAAGTCATCATTCTCGTTTCCCAGTGGTTAACAAAAAAATGCGTTTGATTGGAATTGTTACAGCTAAAGATGTTGTTGGAAAACAAGATACTTTAGGGATTGATCGAGTAATGACGAAAGAACCGTCCTACGTTAAAACTCATATGAGTGTTGCCAGTGTAGGTCATTTAATGATTTGGGATGGTTTAGAGGTCATGCCCGTTGTTATGGATGATTTAACTTTAATGGGGATTATTTCTCGTCAGGATGTTATGAAGGCGATGCAATTAGCTCAGCGCCAACCACAAGTTGGAGACACAATCGCGGATCAAATTGCGGAACAACTAGAATTGGTTAATACAGATCCAGCTGAATGGGGATCCGCGATTCCAGCCTTTAAATTCACTGTAAGTCCTCAAATGACGAATAGTGTTGGAACCATTTCATTTGGTGTCCTAAGTGAATTAATTGCGAATGCTTCACAACGTACGTTACTCGCTTATCAAAAACGCAATGCAGTAATTGAACAGATGAACTTACATTATTTTAAAATGATTCAACTTGAAAGTGAACTAGAAATCAAACCCCGTGTTTTAGAAATTGGTCGTCGTTCTTCTAAGCTAGATTTAGAAGTTTATATTGAAAATACTTTGGTGGCAAAAGCTATCGTGATTTGTCAATTAATGGAACGAACCTAA
- a CDS encoding DHH family phosphoesterase gives MSQQLFDQILTEIENYQTIIVHRHQRPDPDALGSQGGLVEILKASFSEKHILKAGGSVTGLEFLSQMDSVKPTDYQNALVIVTDTANSPRISGDEYALGAKLIKIDHHPNDDPYGDIVYVNTKASSCSEIIVDFYNAHQAKLTMTDEAARLLYAGIVGDTGRFLYPGTTVHTLQVAAELMHYHFSAPELNNQLNTMSHSVALLSGYVLQNIEIDELGVGRVILSQEILKDFGVEDSETAAVVSLPGSVEGVLLWCIFVEQPEGYFRCRLRSKGPVINEIAKRHHGGGHPLASGANAKDLAEVAEITNELEEAAKDWLN, from the coding sequence ATGAGTCAGCAACTATTTGATCAAATTCTAACTGAAATTGAAAACTATCAAACGATTATTGTTCATCGTCATCAGCGTCCAGACCCTGATGCACTAGGTTCTCAAGGTGGACTAGTTGAAATTCTTAAAGCAAGTTTTTCTGAAAAGCACATTTTAAAGGCAGGTGGCTCAGTAACGGGATTGGAGTTTCTTTCTCAAATGGATTCCGTTAAACCTACTGATTATCAAAATGCATTAGTTATTGTGACGGATACGGCTAATAGTCCGAGAATTAGTGGTGATGAGTATGCTTTGGGAGCGAAGTTAATTAAAATTGATCATCATCCAAACGATGATCCTTATGGTGATATTGTTTATGTGAATACTAAGGCAAGTAGTTGTAGTGAAATTATTGTTGATTTTTATAATGCTCATCAAGCAAAATTAACAATGACAGATGAAGCCGCTCGTTTATTGTATGCTGGAATTGTTGGAGATACTGGACGCTTTTTATATCCAGGAACAACTGTTCATACGCTACAAGTTGCAGCTGAATTAATGCACTATCATTTTTCTGCACCAGAATTAAATAATCAATTGAATACAATGAGTCATTCAGTAGCCTTATTGTCTGGCTATGTCTTGCAAAATATTGAAATTGATGAGTTAGGTGTTGGACGTGTTATTTTATCTCAAGAAATATTAAAAGATTTTGGTGTTGAAGATTCAGAGACAGCTGCTGTCGTTTCTTTACCAGGTAGTGTAGAAGGAGTATTGTTGTGGTGTATCTTTGTTGAACAACCAGAAGGTTACTTCCGTTGTCGCTTACGTTCGAAAGGACCGGTTATTAATGAAATTGCTAAACGTCATCATGGTGGCGGTCATCCTTTAGCAAGTGGCGCGAATGCCAAAGATTTAGCTGAAGTTGCTGAAATTACTAATGAGCTTGAAGAAGCTGCTAAAGATTGGCTAAACTAA
- a CDS encoding CAP domain-containing protein translates to MRIIKKLISLVLLITISLGIGYYFGTQNTGNSVMNQFAEIISKSNKTKKEQLVSNVTSSEEEQVNQKEIKNSDLAIIEAKIHKLVNEERVKQGVPALVINQQLVNASRQRSKEIVTDFSHERDGESSFSIFKEPEYSYVYQAVGENIVMATYQGTPEDMGSYFFKLWKESPGHYENMISPKFTEVGTGIYLKDGLLYGTQLFGNPRK, encoded by the coding sequence ATGAGAATCATAAAAAAATTAATTAGCTTAGTTTTGCTCATAACAATTTCGTTAGGCATTGGTTATTACTTTGGTACTCAAAATACAGGTAATTCTGTGATGAATCAATTTGCTGAAATCATCTCCAAATCAAATAAAACTAAAAAAGAGCAACTAGTCTCGAATGTAACTTCTTCAGAGGAAGAGCAAGTAAATCAAAAAGAAATAAAAAATTCAGATTTAGCAATTATTGAAGCTAAAATCCATAAACTTGTCAATGAAGAACGAGTGAAGCAAGGCGTACCAGCTCTTGTTATTAACCAACAATTAGTTAATGCTAGTAGGCAACGTTCTAAGGAAATTGTGACGGATTTTTCTCATGAAAGAGACGGGGAATCGAGCTTTTCAATTTTTAAAGAACCTGAATATAGTTATGTTTATCAGGCTGTTGGCGAGAATATTGTAATGGCTACTTATCAAGGGACTCCAGAAGATATGGGAAGTTACTTTTTCAAGTTATGGAAAGAAAGTCCAGGGCATTATGAAAACATGATTAGTCCTAAATTCACCGAAGTTGGAACAGGTATCTACCTTAAGGATGGCTTGTTATATGGTACACAATTATTTGGGAATCCACGAAAATAA
- the zwf gene encoding glucose-6-phosphate dehydrogenase, with amino-acid sequence MEEKIALFTIFGGTGDLARRKLYPSLYRLYKKGFLNKKFAVIGTARREWSDEYYREIVLDTIADLTESKEDALEFASHFYYQAHNVTDAEHYSTLKQLSKKLNDTYQLEDNHIYYLAMSPQFFGTITEHLKDQELISDTGFNRLIIEKPFGHDYESAATLNEQIRASFKEEQIYRIDHYLGKEMIQNISAVRFANTIFESMWNNRYIDNIQITLSESLGVEERGGYYDTSGALRDMVQNHILQVVSLLAMEPPIELKDEAIREEKIKALRSLRIYSKEEVQKYFVRGQYGASTVDGVTSLDYREEKNVAPDSTTETFVAGKVLIDNFRWAGVPFYIRTGKNLRQKGTQINIQFKSMPLNLFSDDHTEALEPNVLTIYIQPTEGFSLQLNSKKIGPGLETELLNLKHKNSAETSSNSPEAYEKLILDCLNGDATNFTHWDEVAQSWKFVDVIRDTWDQETPEFPNYPSKSMGPVCSDELLEKDGFKWFWNPKSN; translated from the coding sequence ATTGAAGAAAAGATTGCATTATTCACCATTTTTGGAGGAACTGGAGATTTAGCTAGGCGAAAACTTTATCCATCACTCTATCGTTTGTATAAAAAAGGCTTTTTAAATAAAAAGTTCGCTGTAATTGGAACGGCTAGAAGAGAATGGTCAGATGAGTACTACCGTGAGATTGTTCTAGATACAATTGCAGACTTAACGGAATCGAAAGAGGATGCACTTGAATTTGCTAGTCATTTTTATTATCAAGCCCACAATGTTACCGACGCAGAACATTACTCAACACTGAAGCAATTATCTAAGAAACTAAATGACACTTACCAATTAGAAGATAATCATATTTACTATTTAGCAATGTCACCACAATTTTTTGGAACCATTACAGAACATTTAAAAGACCAAGAATTAATCAGTGATACAGGGTTTAATCGTTTAATCATCGAAAAACCATTTGGTCATGATTATGAAAGTGCCGCTACTTTAAATGAACAGATTCGCGCATCATTTAAAGAAGAACAAATTTACCGAATTGATCATTACCTTGGAAAAGAAATGATTCAAAATATTTCTGCTGTTCGCTTTGCCAACACTATTTTTGAATCAATGTGGAACAATCGCTATATCGACAATATTCAAATCACTTTAAGTGAGTCACTAGGTGTTGAAGAACGTGGTGGATATTACGATACAAGCGGCGCCCTACGTGATATGGTGCAAAATCATATTTTACAAGTAGTTTCATTACTTGCAATGGAGCCACCGATTGAATTAAAAGATGAAGCAATTCGCGAAGAAAAAATTAAAGCATTACGTTCTTTACGCATTTATTCTAAAGAAGAAGTTCAAAAATATTTTGTTCGTGGACAATATGGAGCAAGTACAGTTGATGGCGTTACCTCTTTAGATTACCGTGAAGAAAAAAATGTTGCTCCAGACTCAACTACCGAAACATTTGTTGCCGGCAAAGTTTTAATTGATAACTTCAGATGGGCAGGCGTTCCATTCTATATTCGTACTGGAAAAAACTTGCGCCAAAAAGGAACTCAAATCAATATTCAATTTAAGAGTATGCCATTGAATCTATTTAGTGATGACCATACTGAAGCTCTTGAGCCAAACGTATTAACTATTTATATTCAACCAACAGAAGGTTTTTCATTACAATTAAACTCTAAAAAAATTGGTCCTGGTTTAGAAACAGAGTTGCTAAATCTGAAACATAAGAACTCGGCTGAAACATCATCAAATAGCCCTGAAGCTTATGAAAAACTAATTTTAGATTGTTTAAATGGTGATGCTACAAACTTTACTCACTGGGATGAAGTTGCACAATCGTGGAAATTTGTTGATGTTATTCGTGATACGTGGGATCAAGAAACACCTGAATTCCCTAACTATCCAAGTAAATCAATGGGTCCAGTTTGCAGTGATGAGTTATTGGAAAAAGATGGCTTTAAATGGTTCTGGAATCCAAAATCTAACTAA
- a CDS encoding DEAD/DEAH box helicase, translating into MEHTFEKFGLQPFLIEAIQEIGFKEPTEVQEKLIPEIMKSQSVIGHSQTGTGKTHTFLLPLFNAIDPLKEEVQVVITTPSRELAEQIYQAALQLAKHAPEKIIVQSFVGGTDKKRQLAKLAGTQPHVVIGTPGRILDMVSENALRVHTAPVLVIDEADMTLDMGFLTDVDQIAGRLPNNLQMLVFSATIPTKLQPFLKKYMENPHYEHIQPKSIISPTIENWLISTKGRDRVDVVYQLLTTGTPYLAIVFANTKQKVDELAEGLKSRGLKVAKIHGDLPPRERKRVMKQVQNLDYQFVVATDLAARGIDIEGVSHVINAEIPRDLEFFVHRVGRTGRNGMKGTAITLYAPSDEGLVNDIEKLGITFVPKTIKNDEIVDTYDRNRRNNREKTTVDVLNPSMRGMVQKAKKKVKPGYKKKMGRTIKEHNEQKRRVERRSQARAIKKANKKK; encoded by the coding sequence ATGGAACATACATTTGAAAAATTTGGTTTGCAACCTTTTTTAATAGAGGCAATTCAAGAGATTGGTTTTAAAGAACCAACAGAAGTTCAAGAAAAATTAATTCCTGAAATTATGAAATCACAAAGTGTTATTGGTCATTCACAAACAGGAACTGGGAAAACACATACTTTCCTTTTACCGTTATTTAATGCAATTGATCCTTTAAAAGAAGAAGTTCAAGTTGTCATTACAACTCCAAGTCGTGAACTAGCTGAACAAATCTACCAAGCAGCTTTACAGCTAGCAAAACACGCACCTGAAAAAATTATCGTTCAAAGTTTTGTTGGTGGGACAGATAAAAAACGTCAATTAGCTAAATTAGCAGGAACTCAACCACACGTGGTTATTGGGACTCCTGGTCGTATTTTAGATATGGTAAGTGAGAATGCCTTACGCGTTCATACTGCACCTGTTTTGGTTATTGATGAAGCAGATATGACGTTAGATATGGGCTTCTTAACAGATGTCGATCAAATCGCTGGCCGTTTGCCAAATAACTTACAAATGTTAGTATTCTCAGCAACAATTCCAACAAAATTACAACCTTTCCTAAAAAAATATATGGAAAATCCGCATTATGAACATATTCAACCAAAATCAATTATTTCTCCAACAATTGAGAACTGGTTAATTTCAACTAAAGGGCGAGATCGTGTTGATGTAGTATATCAACTATTGACGACAGGTACTCCTTATCTAGCGATTGTTTTCGCCAATACAAAACAAAAAGTAGATGAATTAGCAGAGGGCTTAAAATCACGTGGCTTAAAAGTTGCGAAGATTCATGGTGATCTTCCTCCAAGAGAACGTAAACGTGTGATGAAACAAGTGCAAAACCTAGATTATCAATTTGTGGTAGCAACAGACTTAGCTGCTCGTGGAATTGATATTGAAGGAGTATCTCATGTTATTAATGCTGAAATTCCCCGTGACTTAGAGTTCTTTGTTCACCGTGTAGGACGTACAGGACGCAATGGCATGAAAGGAACAGCGATTACCTTATATGCTCCAAGTGATGAAGGCTTAGTGAATGATATTGAAAAGCTAGGAATTACATTTGTACCAAAAACAATTAAAAATGATGAAATCGTAGATACCTATGATCGTAATCGTCGTAATAATCGTGAAAAAACAACGGTTGACGTTTTAAATCCTAGTATGCGTGGGATGGTTCAAAAAGCCAAGAAAAAAGTTAAACCAGGCTATAAAAAGAAAATGGGTCGTACTATTAAAGAGCATAATGAACAAAAACGTCGTGTTGAACGTCGTAGTCAAGCTCGTGCAATTAAAAAAGCAAATAAAAAGAAATAA
- a CDS encoding DUF1189 domain-containing protein has translation MTTIQLSNLFIASLSDPKKLTAALQLKKGKAFLYFIFILLISAIPAGIETFSTLSNINQAGQEIVKELPPFTITNGTFTSKETVKNFTKETTSLTFVFDPKGTDSNAEDQLSNRLIGVGFLKDGLHFLTPFQENTYEYQDLEGMDNQSVENFLGVIKQLGFYSSIFVILFMTIILTLMNNLLYTVFANLITALTRRRLPFGQVWNMTLVASTLPTLFFVVTTIFGIQINYQTQLTLIVTVYIYYLALRTLPKAEV, from the coding sequence GTGACGACTATTCAATTATCTAACTTATTTATTGCTTCGTTAAGTGATCCTAAAAAATTAACGGCAGCTCTTCAATTAAAAAAAGGCAAAGCTTTTCTCTATTTCATCTTTATTCTCTTAATTTCAGCTATTCCGGCTGGAATCGAAACCTTCTCCACACTCTCAAATATCAATCAAGCAGGTCAAGAAATCGTGAAAGAACTGCCACCTTTCACCATCACCAATGGTACATTTACATCTAAAGAAACAGTGAAAAATTTTACAAAAGAAACTACTTCACTTACTTTTGTTTTTGATCCAAAGGGAACGGATTCCAATGCTGAAGATCAGCTATCTAATCGATTAATCGGAGTTGGTTTTCTAAAAGATGGGTTGCATTTTTTAACACCCTTTCAAGAAAACACCTATGAGTATCAAGATTTAGAGGGTATGGATAATCAATCTGTTGAGAATTTCTTAGGAGTCATCAAACAATTAGGCTTCTATAGTTCTATTTTTGTGATTCTCTTTATGACCATTATCTTAACATTAATGAACAATCTGCTATATACTGTTTTTGCTAATTTAATTACCGCTTTGACTAGACGACGTTTGCCTTTTGGTCAAGTTTGGAATATGACCTTAGTTGCGTCAACACTGCCTACACTCTTTTTTGTTGTCACAACCATTTTTGGTATACAAATTAATTATCAAACACAGTTAACTTTAATCGTTACCGTTTATATCTATTATTTAGCTTTACGAACGTTACCTAAAGCTGAAGTCTAG
- a CDS encoding superoxide dismutase, translated as MTYTVPELPYGYDALEPTIDTETMHLHHDKHHVAYVTNLNAAIEKHPELGEKTIEELVSDLDAVPEDIRGAVRNNGGGHANHSFFWEILSPTGGGEPTGDVKAAIDEAFGSFDKFKEAFAAAATTRFGSGWAWLVVDGGKLAVTSTANQDSPLTDGKTPILGLDVWEHAYYLNYKNVRPEYIKSFWNIVNWDQVAKNLAAAK; from the coding sequence ATGACTTATACAGTACCAGAATTACCTTACGGATATGATGCACTTGAACCAACTATTGATACAGAAACAATGCACTTACACCATGATAAACATCATGTGGCATATGTAACTAATTTAAATGCAGCAATTGAAAAACACCCAGAATTAGGCGAAAAAACAATTGAAGAATTAGTTAGCGATTTAGATGCAGTTCCTGAAGATATTCGTGGAGCTGTTCGTAACAATGGTGGCGGACATGCAAACCATTCATTCTTCTGGGAGATTCTTTCTCCAACTGGTGGCGGCGAGCCTACAGGTGATGTTAAAGCAGCGATTGACGAAGCATTTGGTAGCTTTGACAAATTCAAAGAAGCTTTCGCAGCAGCGGCAACAACTCGTTTTGGTTCTGGCTGGGCATGGTTAGTTGTTGATGGCGGCAAATTAGCTGTAACATCAACTGCAAATCAAGATTCACCATTAACAGATGGTAAAACACCGATTTTAGGTCTTGATGTATGGGAACATGCTTATTATTTAAACTATAAAAATGTTCGTCCAGAATACATTAAATCTTTCTGGAATATCGTTAACTGGGATCAAGTAGCAAAAAATTTAGCAGCTGCTAAATAA
- a CDS encoding pentapeptide repeat-containing protein, with the protein MKPIKRDSPRISSTLTASDFTEIEDEAFYENCLFENCTLSDRQLEKVCFKQVRFVNVTFENMIFHQLELLDVEFERCNISNTEMIGVILHRSIFKGSKFVGCNFSEGMILDTLFKDCQGNYSFFSYATMKRVVFEETALIESDFFEIKWQKLQFDQCNLDGSNFMNTDLRGLDFSTSIFEKIALSFDLLKGCTINPQQSLVLISALGVNIN; encoded by the coding sequence ATGAAACCTATTAAACGTGATTCACCTAGAATTTCATCCACTTTAACAGCATCTGATTTTACAGAAATTGAAGATGAAGCATTTTATGAAAATTGTTTATTTGAAAACTGTACGTTGTCAGATCGCCAATTGGAAAAAGTTTGCTTTAAACAAGTTCGCTTCGTCAATGTTACTTTTGAAAATATGATCTTTCATCAGCTGGAGTTACTTGATGTGGAATTTGAGCGTTGCAATATTAGCAATACAGAAATGATTGGTGTCATTTTGCATCGCAGTATTTTTAAAGGCAGTAAATTTGTTGGTTGCAATTTCTCAGAAGGCATGATTTTAGATACTCTTTTTAAAGATTGCCAAGGAAATTATAGTTTTTTCAGTTACGCAACAATGAAACGTGTTGTTTTTGAAGAAACCGCCTTAATCGAAAGTGATTTTTTCGAGATCAAATGGCAGAAGCTTCAATTTGATCAATGTAATTTAGATGGCAGCAACTTTATGAATACTGATCTTCGTGGTTTAGATTTTAGCACATCCATTTTTGAAAAAATTGCTTTGTCTTTTGATTTATTAAAAGGTTGTACAATTAATCCTCAACAATCCTTGGTGCTAATCTCGGCATTGGGAGTTAACATTAACTAA
- a CDS encoding YfhO family protein: MSKFLQLTKPFLKKHWPLLLAFFTPFVVLSTIYAFQGVYPFGNSTLLTVDLGQQYVDFYAYYRNALLHDPTSFFYSFSKAIGGDMVGLWAYYLTSPFNLILLLFPEKLITVAVTTLTLLKISSAGLSFGILLKKGYQGNGFSLAAFSVSYALMGYVIVNQLNIMWLDGLVFLPLIALGIEKLLTTKKGSFYSIFLAIMLLANYYIGYMICIFIVCYFILRLTAIRFPNGTRLKKKISYLLTTSLRFGWYSILGGGISAILLIPTFNALLASKASYAKYVFEWKFDYPIQEMIAKFYIGAFNFDQMPDGTPNLFIGSLALISFGCFFFNRVFPLRERFTALLILLFFALSMDIKAMNLVWHGLQYPIWYPYRFSFVVCFLMILLGFRGFSRLKSLSVWGVISILVLTTTAAVYMLKTKFDFIFDVQIILTSLFIILVVLLLILKSQNYFWLPLAFFLVVLAEMSINATVDLSRLSYVSNDSFMEYKKDVGAAIDEIQGTDSDFYRVEKTFLRSKNDSFQFNYPSVTHFSSTFEKEIPILFGNLGFPVGNGFITYSNGTLFTDALFGMKYFVTESSPLYNSSNSSLSKLNENNTDTSTNPLPQNLIENYIQPQQMKTKNNLTLGVMTNKPDLRYYLKQNKDTFISIYQNPNALPIAFGANKEILKVPLLTAQPVQLQEKLLKSLDNQTEALRYFTPIAFNSTVFQNVQANGNIQNITYKKQIANKKAMVDFQFTPQTDDPYYITLGPSVKTENAKIYLNGEVLNQYKTYRDPLIINIASRQKGETITLSFELLKDSLWLDNLHLYRFNESAFQSIVTDLKANQLNVKQYGSTYFKGNVTINKDDQILMTTIPYSPGWEIKIDGKVTKSQKVLNSLMAVPIKKGQHQIEIRYQTPYFKVAALISLISILLLVASQLLLVKGRHSHNQIHLKDKESP; this comes from the coding sequence ATGTCGAAATTTCTTCAACTAACAAAACCGTTCTTAAAAAAACACTGGCCGCTTTTATTGGCCTTTTTCACCCCTTTCGTGGTCCTATCAACTATTTATGCTTTTCAAGGGGTCTATCCTTTTGGAAATAGTACTTTATTAACTGTTGATTTAGGACAACAATATGTGGATTTTTATGCTTATTACCGCAATGCACTGCTTCATGATCCAACTAGCTTTTTTTATTCTTTCTCGAAAGCTATTGGAGGAGACATGGTTGGACTTTGGGCGTACTATTTAACTAGCCCCTTTAACCTGATTTTACTACTTTTCCCTGAAAAGTTAATCACAGTTGCAGTTACAACGCTAACCTTGCTAAAAATCAGTTCAGCTGGATTGAGTTTTGGTATTTTATTGAAAAAAGGCTATCAAGGGAATGGTTTCTCTTTGGCTGCATTTTCAGTCAGCTACGCCTTAATGGGTTATGTCATTGTCAACCAGTTAAATATTATGTGGTTAGATGGGCTAGTTTTCCTTCCATTAATTGCATTGGGAATTGAAAAACTGTTAACAACTAAAAAAGGCAGCTTTTATTCGATTTTTCTAGCGATAATGTTGCTAGCTAACTATTATATTGGTTATATGATTTGTATTTTTATTGTCTGTTACTTTATTCTTCGTCTAACAGCGATTCGTTTTCCAAATGGAACTCGTTTAAAAAAGAAGATCAGTTACTTGCTCACTACTAGCTTACGTTTTGGCTGGTATTCTATCTTAGGTGGCGGTATTTCAGCTATCTTATTAATTCCAACATTCAATGCTTTATTAGCAAGTAAGGCGAGTTATGCCAAATATGTTTTTGAGTGGAAATTTGATTATCCAATTCAAGAAATGATTGCTAAATTTTATATTGGAGCATTTAATTTTGATCAAATGCCTGATGGAACGCCTAACCTTTTTATTGGTAGTCTTGCATTAATTTCTTTTGGCTGCTTTTTCTTTAATCGTGTGTTTCCACTTCGAGAACGATTTACAGCTTTACTCATTTTGCTCTTTTTCGCTTTATCAATGGACATTAAGGCGATGAATTTAGTTTGGCATGGTCTGCAATATCCAATTTGGTATCCTTATCGCTTTTCTTTCGTTGTTTGTTTCTTGATGATCCTTTTAGGATTCCGCGGATTTAGTCGTTTAAAAAGCCTTTCCGTTTGGGGCGTAATCAGTATTTTAGTACTGACAACTACTGCGGCTGTTTATATGTTAAAAACAAAATTTGATTTCATTTTTGATGTGCAGATTATTTTAACTTCTTTATTTATCATTTTAGTAGTGTTGTTATTAATCTTAAAATCTCAGAATTATTTTTGGTTACCATTAGCCTTTTTCCTAGTTGTTTTAGCAGAAATGAGCATTAATGCAACCGTCGATTTATCTCGCTTAAGTTATGTTAGTAATGATAGTTTTATGGAGTATAAGAAGGATGTTGGTGCTGCTATCGATGAAATCCAAGGGACTGATTCTGATTTTTATCGCGTTGAGAAGACTTTCCTACGCTCTAAAAATGATAGCTTCCAATTTAATTATCCAAGTGTCACTCATTTTAGTTCTACCTTTGAAAAAGAAATCCCAATTTTATTTGGAAACTTAGGGTTCCCTGTTGGAAATGGTTTTATCACCTACTCCAATGGAACACTTTTTACAGATGCTCTTTTTGGTATGAAGTATTTTGTTACAGAAAGCAGCCCTTTATACAACTCGTCAAACAGTTCCCTAAGTAAGTTAAACGAAAATAATACCGATACTAGCACTAACCCATTGCCACAAAATTTAATTGAAAACTACATTCAACCTCAGCAAATGAAAACTAAAAACAACTTAACATTAGGCGTTATGACAAACAAACCTGATTTACGTTACTATTTAAAACAAAACAAAGATACCTTTATTTCAATTTATCAAAATCCAAATGCCTTACCTATCGCTTTTGGGGCAAATAAAGAGATCTTAAAAGTACCTTTACTGACTGCTCAGCCCGTTCAATTACAGGAAAAATTATTAAAAAGCTTAGATAATCAAACAGAAGCCCTACGCTATTTTACACCTATTGCCTTTAATAGCACGGTTTTCCAAAATGTTCAAGCCAACGGTAATATCCAAAATATCACCTATAAAAAACAAATTGCCAATAAAAAAGCAATGGTTGATTTCCAATTTACTCCACAAACAGATGATCCGTATTATATTACTTTAGGCCCAAGTGTCAAAACTGAAAATGCAAAAATTTATTTAAATGGGGAAGTATTAAATCAATATAAAACATATCGTGACCCACTAATAATTAATATTGCTAGTCGCCAAAAGGGTGAAACAATTACGTTATCCTTTGAACTCCTAAAAGATTCTTTATGGTTAGATAATTTACATCTTTACCGTTTTAATGAATCGGCTTTTCAATCGATTGTGACGGATTTAAAAGCGAATCAGTTGAATGTGAAACAATACGGTTCCACTTATTTTAAAGGAAATGTAACCATTAATAAGGACGATCAAATTTTAATGACAACCATTCCTTATAGTCCTGGCTGGGAAATTAAAATCGATGGAAAAGTAACAAAATCACAAAAAGTTTTAAATAGTTTAATGGCTGTGCCTATCAAAAAAGGTCAGCACCAAATTGAAATACGTTATCAAACACCCTACTTCAAAGTAGCTGCCCTGATTAGCCTGATCAGTATTCTATTACTTGTCGCTTCTCAGCTACTTTTAGTTAAAGGTCGTCATAGTCACAATCAAATTCATCTAAAAGATAAGGAGTCACCCTAA